In Aedes albopictus strain Foshan chromosome 3, AalbF5, whole genome shotgun sequence, the genomic window TGCGCCCAAATAGTAGCAAACAATCAGCGTGTAAACCAATGCGAACGCCCCAAAGTTGGTCATTATCACGGAAAAGTGCAGCCCCTTGAGGGCACGCAACAGTACGTAAGCATTGGCCCCGAACAGAGTGGACGACAGGGCCGCCACCGGACCCCACACATCGTAGTTAGCCTCGATGACCTGTTCGTCCACCAAGCTGGTCGAATCTTCGTGGAAGAAGAACGGCGGCCGGGTGATCAGCACTACCCCCACCAGCGTCAGCAGGATCGTTATCACATTGAACATTCCGCACTGCTCCCGGAGGAACAACCGTGCGAATATCGCTACGAATACCGGTGTGGAAAATATAATTACCGAAGCGTCTGCCAGCGGCATATGGCGAAAGGCGTAGAAGCTCAGCATCAGGCCCGTCGTTCCGACGAAACATCGCAGCACCAGAATGATTCGTTTGCCTCGCGGAAAGAAGCTCTGCTCCTTGTAGATGGCGATGGGGATCGATGGCAGCAGGACGCCGATGAACCTGCGGAAGAGAATAAGGTTTTCTCAGTTAGCATAAAGTACCATGTACCGTACGTATCAAACTTTGCGCAGGTAAGACAATTCCAACTTTtgtcgttataaaaaatacaaacgaACAAAATagtttatgaaaactttttttcacGGTAGGCTTCCTTGAGTCTGTAtacttgagaaaaaaatattaacccaTATTCGTCCAGCCATCGTTTTACTTTTAGGACAGAACATTagaaatgaatatcttgagaattacaCAGTTTTCACAGTTGATGTAGTAT contains:
- the LOC134290029 gene encoding solute carrier family 35 member G1-like, with translation MPEHLELQQLVGGVLQGGVRHRSLSWLQCSCPYLGIILATISSLFFSLCSVIVKGLVDINPIELATFRFIGVLLPSIPIAIYKEQSFFPRGKRIILVLRCFVGTTGLMLSFYAFRHMPLADASVIIFSTPVFVAIFARLFLREQCGMFNVITILLTLVGVVLITRPPFFFHEDSTSLVDEQVIEANYDVWGPVAALSSTLFGANAYVLLRALKGLHFSVIMTNFGAFALVYTLIVCYYLGALCWPLCGSDRLLVIALALFSFGGQILLTLALQFEQAGPVAIARSADIVFAFIWQIMFFKETPNVYSVLGALLVVSSVVLSGLRKWALALPRDSDLRKRLKFLVIE